Proteins from a genomic interval of Hornefia porci:
- a CDS encoding ArsR/SmtB family transcription factor: MRIRRDKGVSEELQGLNTELIATVSDALAHPVRLALFRYIMHCNKEMQPVCTKDLVQVFDYAQATISQHMKRLVRSGLVEVRRVEKFSYFYANLGVLARYIDATRKFSVL, encoded by the coding sequence ATGAGAATCAGAAGAGACAAAGGTGTCAGTGAGGAACTTCAGGGATTAAATACAGAGCTGATCGCAACCGTTTCAGATGCTCTGGCGCACCCTGTCCGTCTGGCGCTGTTCCGCTACATCATGCACTGTAATAAGGAAATGCAGCCTGTCTGCACCAAGGATCTGGTGCAGGTTTTTGACTATGCGCAGGCCACAATCTCCCAGCACATGAAGCGGCTTGTCAGATCCGGGCTGGTGGAGGTCCGCCGGGTCGAGAAATTCTCCTACTTCTACGCTAATCTGGGCGTTCTCGCCAGATACATCGACGCAACACGGAAATTCAGCGTGCTGTAG
- the atpG gene encoding ATP synthase F1 subunit gamma produces the protein MAEQMQDIKRRIKSINSTERITNAMKLVSAAKLRRAKAIYEHSKLYLDRIIESIDEAFDNGQKVPKELILGSREMKTSCYVIITSSTGLCGSFNGNVIREAEATIRRKGREAVLVDIGSKGREYFERRGYDVIIEHDPPADTVDYEEVKKLVRPLFEKYMSGEIDEIVLVYTSYVNTLKQEVVRKRILPVDISKRSVKSSNINVIEYEPSVNEVFRYLVSKYMEMTLYSAVIESATCEHAARRQAMENANDNASDMLKLLMTEYNRARQSQITNEIIEIVSGSEALN, from the coding sequence ATGGCTGAACAGATGCAGGACATCAAACGCAGAATTAAAAGTATCAACAGCACAGAGCGGATCACCAACGCGATGAAGCTGGTTTCTGCGGCAAAGCTGCGTCGGGCCAAGGCGATTTACGAACACAGCAAGCTGTACCTGGATCGGATTATCGAATCCATCGATGAGGCCTTTGACAACGGACAGAAGGTTCCGAAGGAGCTGATTCTGGGCAGCCGGGAGATGAAAACGAGTTGTTATGTTATCATTACCAGCAGTACCGGGCTCTGCGGAAGCTTCAACGGAAACGTGATCCGGGAGGCGGAAGCGACGATCAGGAGAAAGGGCCGGGAGGCGGTTCTGGTGGACATCGGAAGCAAAGGCCGGGAATACTTTGAACGCAGGGGGTATGATGTGATTATCGAGCATGATCCTCCGGCGGACACCGTGGATTATGAAGAGGTGAAAAAGCTGGTCCGGCCTTTGTTCGAGAAGTATATGTCCGGAGAAATCGATGAGATTGTGCTGGTATACACGTCCTACGTCAACACCCTGAAGCAGGAGGTTGTCCGGAAACGGATCCTGCCGGTGGACATCAGCAAGCGGAGCGTGAAATCCTCGAACATTAATGTGATCGAGTATGAGCCTTCCGTGAATGAAGTGTTCCGCTACCTGGTTTCCAAGTACATGGAGATGACGCTGTACAGCGCGGTCATTGAATCGGCGACCTGCGAACATGCGGCGCGCCGTCAGGCGATGGAGAACGCCAACGACAACGCCAGCGATATGCTGAAGCTGCTGATGACGGAATACAACAGGGCGAGGCAGTCGCAGATCACCAACGAGATCATAGAAATCGTCTCAGGCTCTGAGGCACTGAATTAA
- a CDS encoding nucleotidyl transferase AbiEii/AbiGii toxin family protein: MNLYEEIEKIKEQGYTESDAQSKLGQDIALKAISDSGMARNATIKGGVVMRSISGNSRRATQDLDLDFIRYSISDESIRKFVEKLNCIDGLTIKLIGTITELNHQNYKGKRISISLTDMEETTISLKMDIGVHNDLSIEQDEYAFDIGFQDDVVSLLINSPAQMITEKLKSMLRFGTRNTRYKDVFDICYLSERVKTEQLSECIKKYIFADSSLHIYTTNDITIRIERIFKNPSYLTELKKSGKNWLDISNEDALEEVLTFIRKIRI; encoded by the coding sequence ATGAACCTGTATGAAGAAATCGAAAAGATAAAAGAACAAGGTTACACTGAATCCGATGCACAGTCGAAGCTCGGACAGGATATTGCACTGAAGGCAATCTCTGACAGTGGGATGGCACGAAATGCGACAATCAAGGGCGGTGTTGTCATGAGAAGCATCTCCGGCAATTCCCGCCGTGCTACGCAGGATCTCGACCTGGATTTTATCCGTTACTCCATCTCCGATGAATCCATCCGAAAGTTTGTGGAAAAACTGAATTGCATTGATGGACTCACGATTAAACTTATAGGGACGATTACCGAACTGAACCATCAGAATTACAAGGGAAAACGCATCAGCATATCCCTTACCGATATGGAAGAAACCACCATATCACTTAAAATGGATATCGGCGTACATAATGACCTTTCGATTGAGCAGGATGAATATGCTTTCGATATAGGGTTTCAGGATGATGTCGTTAGTCTGCTTATAAACTCTCCCGCTCAAATGATCACAGAAAAACTAAAATCCATGTTGCGTTTCGGGACCCGTAACACCAGATACAAGGATGTTTTTGATATCTGCTATCTGAGTGAGCGCGTAAAGACAGAGCAGCTTTCTGAATGCATCAAAAAGTACATATTCGCCGACTCCTCGCTACATATTTACACCACAAATGACATTACTATCCGCATCGAACGTATATTCAAAAATCCCAGTTACTTGACTGAACTTAAAAAATCAGGTAAGAACTGGCTCGATATTTCTAACGAAGACGCATTGGAAGAAGTTTTGACTTTCATTCGGAAAATAAGAATATAA
- a CDS encoding type IV toxin-antitoxin system AbiEi family antitoxin domain-containing protein, protein MLLSYQECIDRYGNDYKLKKELANGTLFMKEKGIYSTKRSVSEIDIIMRKYPKAICTGNSAFYYHSLTDVIPGHYYLATRRTDTRIKDPRVRQSFMKEDIFKAGITELQYNNSIIRIYSPERMLIELMRFRARIPMDYYKEIIQNYRKLSFEMDFGLVEDYAGMFRNGAKLMDMIQMEVL, encoded by the coding sequence ATGCTCCTATCCTATCAGGAATGCATTGACAGATATGGCAATGACTACAAACTAAAAAAAGAACTCGCAAACGGAACTCTTTTCATGAAAGAAAAGGGGATTTATTCCACCAAACGAAGCGTTTCAGAGATAGACATTATTATGCGAAAATACCCTAAGGCCATCTGTACCGGAAACAGCGCATTCTATTATCATTCGCTAACGGATGTGATTCCCGGACATTATTACCTTGCAACCAGAAGAACGGATACACGAATAAAAGATCCGCGCGTCAGGCAGTCTTTCATGAAGGAGGATATCTTTAAGGCCGGGATTACGGAACTCCAATACAATAATTCAATCATACGCATCTACAGTCCTGAACGGATGTTGATCGAACTCATGCGTTTCCGTGCCAGGATACCTATGGATTACTATAAAGAAATCATCCAAAATTACAGGAAGCTGTCTTTTGAAATGGACTTCGGTTTGGTTGAAGATTATGCGGGCATGTTTCGAAACGGGGCTAAACTTATGGATATGATACAAATGGAGGTACTTTAA
- the atpD gene encoding F0F1 ATP synthase subunit beta, whose amino-acid sequence MNTGIIHEIIGPVVDIKFDPDHLPELLNEIQIRLNDDTVIVAEVAQHKGDDEVRCIALSSTDGLARGMEAVDTGNPIEVPVGDEVLGRLFNVLGEPIDEKGPVESKMRKPIHRPAPRFEDQDTSSQMYETGIKVIDLIAPYTKGGKTGLFGGAGVGKTVLIQELINNIATQHGGISVFAGVGERTREGNDLYGEMTESGVIKKTAMVFGQMNEPPGARMRVALTGLTMAEYFRDEEKQDVLLFIDNIFRFTQAGSEVSALLGRVPSAVGYQPTLANEMGALQERITSTKDGSITSVQAVYVPADDLTDPAPATTFAHLDATTVLDRSITELGIYPAVDPLASTSRILDPLIVGEEHYEVARRVQEVLQKYKDLQDIIAILGMDELSEDDKLTVSRARKIQRFLSQPFTVGEQFTGIPGKYVPVAETVRGFREILDGEHDDIPEELFLFVGGIDEVVEKWNEQKKEQSNG is encoded by the coding sequence TTGAATACAGGAATCATACATGAAATTATCGGACCGGTAGTCGATATCAAATTTGATCCGGATCATCTTCCGGAGCTGCTGAATGAAATACAGATCAGGCTGAACGACGATACCGTCATCGTAGCGGAGGTCGCACAGCACAAAGGAGACGATGAGGTCAGATGCATCGCGCTTTCTTCTACTGACGGTCTTGCCAGAGGGATGGAAGCCGTGGATACGGGCAATCCCATCGAGGTTCCGGTCGGCGATGAAGTCCTGGGACGGCTGTTCAATGTTCTGGGCGAGCCCATCGACGAGAAGGGACCGGTGGAAAGCAAGATGCGCAAACCGATTCACCGGCCTGCTCCGCGGTTCGAGGATCAGGATACGTCATCACAGATGTATGAGACCGGAATCAAGGTCATCGATCTGATCGCGCCGTATACCAAGGGCGGCAAGACCGGACTGTTCGGCGGCGCCGGCGTCGGGAAGACCGTTCTGATTCAGGAACTGATTAACAACATTGCGACGCAGCACGGCGGAATCTCCGTCTTTGCCGGCGTCGGAGAGCGCACCAGAGAGGGGAACGACCTCTATGGTGAGATGACGGAATCCGGCGTCATCAAGAAGACCGCGATGGTGTTCGGGCAGATGAACGAGCCGCCCGGGGCCAGAATGCGTGTGGCGCTTACCGGTCTGACCATGGCTGAGTATTTCCGCGATGAGGAAAAGCAGGACGTGCTTTTGTTCATCGATAATATTTTCCGTTTCACACAGGCGGGCTCCGAGGTTTCAGCGTTGCTGGGGCGTGTCCCCTCCGCGGTGGGATATCAGCCGACACTGGCCAATGAGATGGGTGCGCTGCAGGAGAGGATCACCTCCACAAAGGACGGTTCCATCACCTCCGTGCAGGCGGTTTATGTACCGGCAGACGACCTGACAGACCCGGCGCCGGCGACCACCTTTGCGCATCTGGACGCCACCACGGTACTGGATCGCTCCATCACAGAGCTGGGAATCTATCCGGCGGTGGACCCGCTGGCTTCTACGTCCCGTATTCTGGATCCGCTGATTGTCGGCGAGGAGCATTATGAAGTCGCCCGCCGGGTGCAGGAGGTTCTGCAGAAATACAAGGATCTGCAGGATATCATCGCGATTCTCGGCATGGACGAGCTGTCGGAGGATGACAAGCTCACAGTGTCCCGGGCCAGAAAGATTCAGCGTTTCCTGTCGCAGCCGTTCACGGTCGGTGAGCAGTTTACCGGAATCCCGGGAAAATACGTTCCCGTGGCCGAAACGGTCCGGGGCTTCCGCGAGATCCTCGACGGTGAGCACGACGATATTCCGGAGGAGCTCTTCCTCTTCGTCGGAGGCATCGATGAGGTCGTAGAGAAGTGGAACGAACAAAAGAAGGAGCAGAGCAATGGCTAG
- a CDS encoding DNA methylase — protein MKRTYIAIDLKSFYASVECRERGLDPLTTNLVVADAARTEKTICLAVSPSLKSMGVPGRARLFEVISVMRQVNARRRAAAGTGLKGESSDIEELAADPALKAGWITAVPRMALYMEYSSRIYDIYLNYVAAEDIHVYSIDEVLMDVTDYLPLYGMTPHQLARAIIDEVLAQTGITATVGIGPNLFLCKIAMDLEAKHCPPDEDGVRIAELDEMSYRRSLWEHQPLTDFWRVGPGYARKLASVGIYTMGDVARCSLGAPGEFYNEDLLYRLFGVNAELLIDHAWGWEPCTIADIKAYRPRTESVGAGQVLQSAYEGEKARLVAWEMADQLALDLVSRGLTTDQIVLNVGYDIENLQNPVLRAAYKGPVTTDHYGRQVPKAAHGTISLGDVTSSTKDILEASMTLYDRIVDPRLLVRRITITAGHVAPEPEQTEPPAPEPEQLDMFTDYAAREEEARRRQAERSREKKVQKTILEIKGKFGKNAILKGANLEEGATAQSRNKQIGGHKA, from the coding sequence TTGAAACGAACCTATATTGCGATTGATCTGAAATCGTTTTACGCCTCGGTGGAATGCCGGGAGCGCGGGCTTGATCCGCTGACCACGAATCTTGTGGTGGCGGACGCCGCCCGAACAGAGAAAACAATCTGCCTTGCCGTATCCCCCTCTCTGAAATCCATGGGAGTGCCGGGACGGGCAAGGCTGTTTGAGGTAATTTCCGTCATGAGGCAGGTCAACGCCCGCCGCCGTGCGGCGGCAGGCACCGGCCTGAAGGGGGAGTCTTCGGATATCGAAGAACTTGCTGCTGATCCTGCGCTGAAGGCGGGCTGGATTACGGCGGTTCCCCGCATGGCGCTGTACATGGAGTACAGCAGCCGCATTTATGATATCTATCTGAATTACGTTGCGGCGGAGGACATTCATGTCTATTCCATTGACGAGGTCCTCATGGACGTAACGGATTATCTTCCGCTCTACGGAATGACGCCGCATCAGCTCGCCCGGGCGATTATTGATGAGGTTCTCGCGCAGACCGGTATTACCGCGACAGTGGGAATCGGTCCGAATCTTTTTTTGTGCAAGATCGCCATGGATCTCGAGGCCAAGCACTGCCCGCCGGATGAAGACGGCGTGCGGATTGCAGAGCTGGATGAGATGAGCTACCGAAGAAGCCTGTGGGAGCATCAGCCCCTGACGGACTTCTGGCGGGTCGGTCCCGGCTACGCCCGCAAGCTGGCGTCTGTGGGGATTTATACCATGGGGGATGTGGCCCGCTGCTCTCTGGGCGCGCCCGGCGAGTTCTACAACGAGGATCTGCTGTACCGCCTGTTCGGCGTCAACGCGGAGCTTCTCATCGATCACGCGTGGGGATGGGAGCCCTGCACCATTGCGGATATCAAGGCGTACCGGCCGCGAACGGAGAGTGTCGGCGCCGGTCAGGTTCTGCAGTCTGCCTATGAGGGGGAAAAGGCGAGGCTTGTGGCCTGGGAGATGGCGGATCAGCTGGCGCTGGATCTGGTGTCCAGAGGCCTCACCACAGATCAGATCGTGCTCAATGTCGGCTACGATATTGAGAATCTCCAGAATCCGGTGCTTCGTGCGGCGTATAAGGGGCCGGTGACGACGGATCACTACGGGCGGCAGGTTCCGAAGGCGGCGCACGGAACCATCAGTCTCGGGGATGTGACCTCCTCCACAAAGGATATTCTGGAGGCGTCGATGACGCTTTACGACCGCATCGTGGATCCGCGGCTGCTGGTGCGGCGGATCACAATCACGGCGGGTCATGTGGCGCCGGAACCGGAGCAAACAGAGCCGCCGGCGCCGGAACCGGAGCAGCTGGACATGTTCACGGATTACGCCGCCAGAGAAGAGGAAGCGCGGCGGAGACAGGCGGAACGCAGCCGTGAGAAGAAGGTTCAGAAGACGATTCTGGAGATTAAGGGGAAATTCGGGAAAAACGCGATTCTCAAGGGTGCGAACCTGGAGGAGGGCGCTACGGCGCAGAGCCGGAACAAACAGATCGGAGGGCACAAGGCGTGA
- a CDS encoding MFS transporter — MERLSMKDKLGYGSASLADSLSYNFIATYFMFFLTTAVGIRPATAGMITVIGAVWNGFINPVIGYFADHIRTSRGRRRPLILFSSIPLALTLLFAFTDLPFVPAEGKPLYFGILLMLFWLSYTGFLVPYLALASEYTTDYDQRTILRFFASMFNMAGALVNFLIPSVAVEWLQDAGVPLSLAWSLVGGMIGAVCFISILLTFLSSEKKDPPCADSGDRPGFKPADVFREYVSLFTLGPIRQLIVASIATLICYSIMLADMVYFLTYNMKCTALQMSLFMSLRAVFGILLIPLVARLTVRFDKRGAFGLLSVIGIAGMAVLRMTGVGSTGGIICYMLMVTLCTAIYWSLMPSMYLDVCDYDRLKTGKRRQATIVSFQGLVEAVSGGIGTMLLGFLLQNAGFDGGAPVQTASACEWIFNCTTVIPGAFLAIAIIAVWRYPLTRSVHREIMEKIGE, encoded by the coding sequence ATGGAACGACTGAGCATGAAGGATAAGCTGGGATACGGGTCGGCCTCGCTGGCGGACTCGCTCTCGTATAATTTCATTGCGACATATTTCATGTTCTTTCTGACGACCGCGGTGGGTATCCGGCCGGCGACGGCGGGAATGATCACGGTGATCGGAGCGGTCTGGAACGGTTTTATCAATCCGGTAATCGGGTATTTCGCCGATCATATCCGGACCTCACGGGGCCGCCGCCGGCCTCTGATTTTGTTTTCCTCGATACCGCTTGCGCTGACGCTGCTGTTCGCGTTCACAGACCTTCCCTTTGTTCCCGCGGAGGGAAAGCCGCTTTACTTCGGGATTCTGCTGATGCTGTTCTGGCTCAGCTATACCGGGTTTCTGGTGCCGTATCTGGCGCTGGCCTCGGAGTACACGACGGACTATGACCAGAGGACGATCCTGCGGTTCTTCGCATCTATGTTCAATATGGCGGGTGCGCTGGTCAATTTTCTGATTCCTTCGGTGGCGGTAGAATGGCTGCAGGATGCGGGCGTTCCGCTGTCCCTTGCATGGAGTCTGGTGGGAGGAATGATTGGTGCGGTCTGCTTCATTTCAATCCTTCTGACGTTTTTGTCTTCAGAGAAAAAGGATCCGCCCTGTGCGGATTCCGGCGATCGTCCCGGGTTTAAGCCCGCGGATGTTTTTCGGGAGTATGTTTCTCTGTTTACGCTGGGGCCCATCCGGCAGCTGATTGTCGCCAGCATTGCCACTCTGATCTGTTACAGCATCATGCTTGCGGATATGGTATATTTTCTGACATATAATATGAAGTGTACTGCGCTTCAGATGTCTTTATTCATGTCTCTGCGGGCGGTATTCGGGATTCTGCTGATTCCGCTGGTGGCAAGACTGACCGTCCGGTTCGATAAGAGGGGAGCGTTCGGGCTGCTTTCTGTAATAGGAATAGCCGGCATGGCGGTTCTGAGAATGACCGGCGTCGGGTCCACAGGCGGAATCATCTGCTATATGCTGATGGTTACTCTTTGTACGGCGATTTACTGGAGCCTGATGCCGTCGATGTATCTGGATGTCTGCGACTATGACAGGCTGAAGACGGGAAAGCGGCGGCAGGCCACAATTGTTTCGTTTCAGGGGCTGGTGGAGGCTGTGTCCGGAGGAATCGGCACCATGCTGCTGGGGTTTCTGTTACAAAATGCAGGGTTCGACGGCGGCGCGCCGGTACAGACAGCGTCCGCCTGCGAGTGGATATTCAACTGCACAACGGTAATTCCCGGCGCGTTCCTGGCAATCGCGATTATCGCCGTGTGGCGGTATCCGCTGACCCGCTCCGTTCATCGGGAAATTATGGAGAAAATCGGAGAGTAA
- a CDS encoding ABC transporter ATP-binding protein, with translation MTYSIEIDQICKTYRGVGYEVKALRNVSMKINTGEMTAVVGTSGSGKTTLLNILGLIDSPDSGTYRLGDIDTGECTETERAGLRNSRLGFILQEFALIDRYTVEQNIKIPLLYSNVPKREWNMRIDAMLDKLGIAEKKKRRPAELSGGQKQRVAIARALISQGDVILADEPTGALDSRTSLEIIDLFQRIKSENKTIVLVTHDHDIAAECDRILHIEDGRLYED, from the coding sequence GTGACATACAGTATAGAAATTGATCAGATCTGTAAGACGTATCGCGGAGTGGGCTATGAGGTAAAAGCGCTCCGGAATGTATCGATGAAAATCAATACGGGAGAGATGACTGCAGTCGTGGGTACCTCTGGTTCCGGAAAAACAACGCTGCTGAATATTCTGGGGCTCATCGATTCACCGGATTCCGGGACATATCGGCTGGGAGACATCGATACAGGAGAGTGTACGGAAACTGAGCGTGCGGGCCTCAGAAATTCCAGACTGGGGTTTATTTTGCAGGAATTTGCGCTAATCGACCGATATACTGTGGAGCAGAATATAAAAATCCCCCTGCTTTACTCCAACGTTCCGAAAAGGGAGTGGAATATGAGAATCGATGCGATGCTGGATAAGCTGGGAATAGCAGAGAAGAAAAAAAGGCGGCCGGCAGAATTGTCGGGAGGGCAGAAGCAGCGGGTGGCAATCGCACGAGCACTGATCAGTCAGGGAGACGTGATATTGGCAGATGAACCGACAGGAGCGCTGGATTCCCGAACTTCATTAGAAATAATAGATCTGTTCCAGAGGATTAAAAGCGAAAATAAAACAATTGTTCTGGTAACGCATGATCACGATATTGCAGCCGAATGCGACAGAATTCTGCATATTGAAGACGGCAGATTATATGAAGATTGA
- the ord gene encoding 2,4-diaminopentanoate dehydrogenase — translation MKNVQVILWGLGAMGGGIGKMLAKKKGVDIVGGIDIGDKIGKNLYDVVPGIEQGDRPDVIVGTPEDVIKPGAADIVVVCTNSFTKDVYEKLVFVMERGINVITSAEEMAYPQAQEPELAKKLDECAKKNGVTVLGTGINPGLIMDLLVILWTAACEDVNHITSRRVNSLSPFGPAVMEEQGIGISVEDFNKRKAEGTMAGHVGFAESVGMMCEALGWKLDEFGQDMEPIVTDVDRKSPYGFAPAGSVAGVAMKGWGIIDGERKIDMDHPQQIEPEQVGVHTGDYVILDSVPPVNMANNPEIEGGIGTMAMIMNCIPHVINANPGLKTMIDIPVPHAIMGDFRDQIDEEKKLVK, via the coding sequence ATGAAAAATGTACAGGTAATCCTTTGGGGATTAGGCGCTATGGGCGGCGGAATCGGAAAAATGCTGGCAAAGAAAAAGGGCGTTGATATCGTTGGCGGAATCGACATCGGCGACAAGATCGGCAAAAATCTTTATGACGTCGTTCCCGGCATCGAGCAGGGCGACAGACCGGACGTTATCGTAGGAACTCCGGAAGACGTCATCAAGCCGGGCGCCGCAGACATCGTTGTCGTTTGCACAAACTCGTTCACAAAGGATGTTTATGAGAAGCTCGTTTTCGTTATGGAGCGCGGCATCAACGTGATCACCTCCGCAGAAGAAATGGCATATCCGCAGGCACAGGAGCCTGAACTGGCGAAGAAGCTGGATGAATGCGCCAAGAAGAACGGCGTAACCGTACTGGGAACAGGAATCAACCCGGGTCTCATCATGGACCTGCTGGTCATCCTCTGGACCGCGGCCTGCGAGGACGTGAACCACATCACCTCCAGAAGAGTCAACTCTCTGTCTCCGTTCGGACCTGCCGTTATGGAAGAGCAGGGTATCGGCATCTCTGTTGAGGACTTCAACAAGAGAAAAGCAGAAGGAACCATGGCCGGCCACGTCGGATTCGCGGAGTCCGTCGGCATGATGTGTGAAGCTCTGGGCTGGAAGCTGGATGAGTTCGGACAGGACATGGAGCCGATCGTTACAGATGTAGACAGAAAGTCTCCGTATGGATTCGCTCCTGCGGGCAGCGTTGCAGGCGTTGCCATGAAGGGCTGGGGAATCATCGACGGCGAGAGAAAGATCGATATGGATCACCCGCAGCAGATCGAGCCTGAGCAGGTCGGCGTACACACCGGCGACTATGTCATCCTGGACTCTGTACCGCCGGTCAACATGGCGAACAATCCGGAGATCGAGGGCGGCATCGGAACCATGGCGATGATCATGAACTGCATCCCGCACGTAATCAACGCGAACCCGGGTCTGAAGACCATGATCGACATCCCGGTTCCGCACGCAATTATGGGCGACTTCAGAGACCAGATCGACGAAGAGAAAAAACTGGTTAAATAA
- a CDS encoding sigma-54 interaction domain-containing protein — MDAMCYKKIIEELISLIDEGVYIVDSDGVGLFYNEEMAENEKINVTDVIGRDFHTAFPGIKLNESTMYQALHKGIATRNKQQTYTNLYGKEVTTVNSTVPVELDGQRIAAIEVARDITNIRSLSDTILQLREDRNPPEKAAKASIKRYNFNDLVGENLRFRRVVNRAKRAAGNNASVFIYGETGTGKELFAQSIHYESRRKDKPFLAQNCAALPESLLEGILFGTARGGFTGAVDRAGLFEQANGGTLLLDELSAMPYDLQSKLLRVLQEDYIRRVGGTKDIPIDVRIIATVNEAPEKLIAEGLLRKDLYYRLNVVGISIPPLRERKDDIPILVDSFLEKYNKKYDKQIWMVSENALQRLCAYNYPGNVRELENIIIQSVAMAETEHVLTERLLQMPIHVDEIGRSAEKWDGRAPLNEYMAEMEKMIIQGALIDADGNVTKAAAMLQIKRQTLQHKLKKYGLSTQ, encoded by the coding sequence ATGGACGCAATGTGCTATAAAAAAATAATCGAGGAGCTGATCAGCCTGATCGACGAGGGCGTTTACATCGTGGACAGCGACGGCGTCGGTCTCTTCTATAATGAAGAGATGGCGGAAAATGAGAAGATTAACGTTACTGATGTTATCGGAAGGGATTTTCACACGGCATTCCCGGGAATCAAGCTCAATGAAAGCACCATGTACCAGGCCCTGCACAAAGGAATCGCCACGAGGAACAAGCAGCAGACCTATACTAACCTGTACGGGAAAGAGGTCACAACCGTCAACAGCACCGTACCGGTAGAGCTGGACGGCCAGCGTATCGCCGCGATTGAGGTGGCCCGTGACATCACCAATATCCGTTCCCTGAGCGACACCATTCTGCAGCTGCGGGAGGACAGAAATCCCCCGGAAAAGGCGGCCAAGGCCAGCATCAAACGCTACAACTTCAACGATTTGGTCGGAGAGAATCTGCGGTTCCGCAGGGTTGTGAACAGGGCGAAGCGGGCGGCCGGAAACAACGCCTCAGTGTTTATCTACGGCGAGACAGGAACAGGCAAGGAGCTCTTCGCACAAAGCATTCATTACGAGAGCCGCCGGAAGGACAAGCCCTTTCTGGCTCAGAACTGCGCGGCTCTGCCGGAATCCCTGCTGGAAGGAATTCTGTTCGGGACGGCCAGAGGCGGATTCACCGGAGCCGTTGATCGTGCGGGACTGTTTGAACAGGCCAACGGCGGAACGCTCCTGCTGGATGAGCTCAGTGCGATGCCCTATGATCTGCAGAGCAAGCTTCTGCGCGTGCTTCAGGAGGATTACATCCGCCGTGTCGGGGGGACAAAGGATATTCCCATCGACGTCCGCATCATCGCGACCGTCAATGAAGCGCCGGAAAAGCTGATTGCGGAGGGCCTTCTGCGGAAGGACCTCTATTACAGACTGAATGTTGTGGGAATTTCCATCCCTCCGCTGCGGGAGCGTAAGGATGACATTCCGATTCTGGTGGATTCCTTTCTGGAGAAATATAACAAAAAATATGACAAGCAGATCTGGATGGTGTCGGAGAACGCTCTCCAGAGACTCTGCGCCTACAACTACCCGGGAAATGTACGGGAGCTGGAGAACATCATCATCCAGTCTGTGGCCATGGCGGAGACGGAACACGTTCTGACGGAGCGTCTGCTGCAGATGCCGATTCACGTCGATGAGATCGGCCGGAGCGCGGAGAAGTGGGACGGACGCGCGCCCCTGAACGAATATATGGCAGAAATGGAGAAGATGATTATTCAGGGCGCGCTGATCGACGCCGACGGAAATGTGACGAAGGCCGCCGCGATGCTGCAGATCAAACGGCAGACACTCCAGCATAAACTGAAAAAGTACGGGCTGAGCACACAGTAG
- a CDS encoding ABC transporter permease, producing MSCRIGITEGRSFSRKDFDEEKNVAVVTGDRQNQPSHIFVSQKRYDVIGTYSPQREGRSSDWFINMNAENLKNKRVYGYYFFDTDRKDCLGTAKKIARAVKDICPEASVTVAGGMSKTGKAMRPEKTNYTDMLGFLIVTAVLVLLNSFSACYYWLETRKKEIAVRKMAGAQGRNIVTWLCREYIIILLLAFFVGVALSELFLRIAIYLPVAHSVEMMFGAHISLSGHCPG from the coding sequence ATGAGTTGCAGAATCGGAATTACAGAGGGCAGGAGTTTTTCGCGGAAGGATTTCGACGAAGAGAAAAATGTCGCTGTTGTGACCGGCGACCGGCAGAATCAGCCATCCCATATCTTTGTCAGCCAGAAAAGATATGATGTGATCGGGACCTATTCTCCACAAAGGGAGGGGCGGTCTTCCGACTGGTTTATTAATATGAATGCAGAAAATCTGAAGAATAAGAGAGTGTACGGCTATTATTTTTTCGATACCGACAGGAAGGATTGCCTTGGGACGGCAAAGAAAATTGCAAGAGCTGTGAAAGACATCTGTCCTGAAGCATCAGTGACTGTGGCAGGGGGAATGAGCAAAACCGGGAAGGCCATGCGACCGGAAAAGACAAATTATACAGATATGCTGGGTTTCCTTATCGTTACGGCGGTTCTTGTTTTGCTTAATTCCTTTTCAGCGTGTTATTACTGGCTTGAGACACGGAAAAAGGAAATTGCGGTTCGGAAGATGGCGGGAGCGCAAGGCAGGAATATCGTTACATGGTTATGCAGAGAATACATCATTATTCTGCTGCTGGCTTTTTTTGTCGGCGTGGCGCTGTCTGAATTATTCCTGCGAATCGCAATATACCTGCCTGTGGCACATTCCGTTGAAATGATGTTCGGAGCACATATCTCACTGTCGGGGCATTGTCCGGGATGA